A portion of the Simkania negevensis Z genome contains these proteins:
- a CDS encoding MFS transporter: MESNTPEVSEPVVFHRHPRPYYPWIMWLLCIFLHFYNFMLRASTFAVRSSIIEESTFTIGSIAQFLDFYSYGLILLQIPVAILIDRFGPRRISSTGLLIAAIGAILFGYAGSINQQRIFLFIMGSGSTVALLTALKIISNWFPHRYFAAMAGLTSCISVIGGGLGLYLTQYLTKTFVWRQTMIDYGIIGILYALLFFLIVRDSEPGRRFNINPTPSNINFKAALKKALCKKDSWFVALFSGCIIAPWTTFLAIWQIPFLQVTYKFSSDTAALINLTSILGFAIGAPVLGWASTQAKNRKIFMFICPLLNIFFFCLTVYVPGIPAPLVGMLSFLGTFFLASSILSYTMTHEKNLPLITATVISLILIFNNLIRIFHDTFFDHIFGNKPAELSLLPIETIRLALMIVPISSLIGVIFILFVKDTKAEQLIEES, from the coding sequence ATGGAAAGTAATACACCTGAAGTAAGTGAACCAGTTGTCTTTCACCGCCACCCAAGACCCTATTATCCTTGGATCATGTGGTTACTCTGTATTTTCTTGCATTTTTATAACTTTATGCTACGCGCAAGTACATTTGCAGTCCGTTCTTCGATCATTGAAGAGTCTACATTCACTATCGGCTCAATTGCACAGTTTCTGGATTTCTATTCCTACGGATTGATTCTACTTCAAATTCCTGTCGCGATCTTGATCGATCGATTTGGGCCAAGACGCATTTCAAGTACTGGTCTTCTCATTGCAGCAATTGGAGCTATCCTATTTGGCTATGCAGGAAGCATCAATCAGCAGCGGATTTTCCTTTTTATCATGGGTTCGGGATCAACTGTAGCTCTTTTAACTGCGCTCAAAATCATTTCAAATTGGTTTCCCCATCGCTACTTTGCAGCGATGGCAGGCCTCACCTCATGTATTAGTGTCATTGGAGGTGGACTAGGTCTTTATCTCACCCAATACCTGACAAAAACATTTGTGTGGCGTCAAACCATGATTGATTATGGGATCATTGGGATTCTCTATGCATTGCTATTTTTCCTCATCGTCCGTGACTCAGAACCTGGAAGACGGTTCAATATCAACCCAACCCCTTCGAACATCAACTTCAAAGCAGCTTTGAAAAAAGCGCTCTGCAAAAAAGACTCTTGGTTCGTTGCCCTTTTCTCAGGTTGTATTATCGCTCCCTGGACAACTTTTCTTGCAATTTGGCAAATCCCCTTCCTTCAAGTCACATACAAATTCTCCTCAGATACTGCCGCGCTCATTAACCTGACTAGCATCTTAGGATTTGCGATTGGAGCACCCGTTTTAGGTTGGGCCTCTACCCAAGCAAAAAATCGAAAAATTTTCATGTTCATCTGCCCTCTTTTGAACATCTTTTTCTTTTGTTTGACGGTCTATGTTCCAGGCATTCCAGCCCCTCTCGTCGGCATGCTCTCATTCCTTGGAACCTTTTTCCTTGCATCGTCTATTTTATCTTATACAATGACGCATGAAAAAAACCTCCCTCTTATCACAGCAACTGTCATTAGCCTTATCCTCATTTTCAACAACCTCATTCGCATTTTTCACGACACCTTCTTCGACCATATTTTCGGGAATAAACCTGCAGAGCTCTCTTTGCTACCGATTGAAACCATACGCCTAGCCCTCATGATTGTTCCGATCTCTTCGCTCATTGGGGTGATTTTTATCCTCTTTGTCAAAGATACAAAGGCTGAGCAACTGATCGAGGAATCTTAA
- a CDS encoding dihydrodipicolinate synthase family protein, which yields MKCPKKYHGVVVPMISPFTEKGDIDLKAAQKITEHLVVSGTFPFILGTTGEGPSMSSVQRIHLAEAVVGQTNKRVTVYAGIGHLCLNDSIELAKRYFDIGIDVVVSQLPSYYSLSPDGMLRYYEMLATSIPGPLILYNIPLTTHMSIPLKVIDELSHHPKIVGIKDSEGDEKRFEESIALWKDRDDFSHFAGTETLAVKALLLGSDGIVPSTGNIIPKAYRDLYDAACSGDAQTATALWEKTLETSQIYLKNRTLDQSLPALKMIMNLQGFCEEIMLPPLYSSSIEEKAIIKKQLHEN from the coding sequence ATGAAATGTCCAAAAAAATATCATGGCGTTGTGGTGCCGATGATCTCTCCTTTTACAGAAAAAGGAGACATTGATCTCAAAGCAGCACAAAAAATTACTGAACACTTGGTTGTCTCAGGGACATTCCCTTTCATTCTGGGGACTACAGGCGAGGGACCATCTATGTCAAGTGTGCAGCGGATTCACTTAGCCGAAGCCGTTGTTGGTCAAACGAACAAAAGGGTTACTGTTTATGCTGGCATCGGTCATCTTTGCTTAAATGATTCCATTGAGTTAGCAAAGAGATATTTTGATATTGGCATTGACGTGGTTGTCTCTCAATTGCCCAGTTATTACTCACTGTCTCCGGATGGAATGCTTCGCTATTATGAAATGCTTGCTACAAGTATTCCAGGACCATTGATCCTTTATAATATCCCTTTAACAACGCATATGTCCATCCCATTGAAGGTCATAGATGAACTTAGCCACCACCCTAAAATTGTAGGGATTAAAGATTCTGAAGGGGACGAAAAACGTTTTGAAGAATCGATTGCCTTGTGGAAAGATCGCGATGATTTTTCGCATTTTGCAGGGACAGAGACTTTGGCTGTTAAAGCGTTACTGCTTGGTTCTGATGGAATTGTGCCGAGTACTGGAAACATTATTCCCAAAGCGTATCGGGATTTATATGATGCCGCATGCTCTGGGGATGCACAAACCGCCACAGCTCTATGGGAGAAAACTTTAGAAACGAGTCAGATTTATCTCAAAAACAGAACCTTAGACCAATCGCTTCCCGCACTTAAAATGATTATGAACCTCCAGGGGTTTTGTGAGGAAATCATGCTCCCCCCTCTTTATTCGAGCAGTATTGAAGAAAAAGCGATTATCAAAAAACAACTTCATGAAAATTAA
- a CDS encoding 3-deoxy-manno-octulosonate cytidylyltransferase — protein sequence MKINIIIPARYSSKRLPGKPLIKIGGQTMLSRVVEIARIAAQDYEDVSIFVATDDERISNHCEELGVEWVMTPAECPSGTDRVHEVVLRCHPQPDFVINLQGDTPLTPPHYLTALINAFIENPQVQVITPITQLSWEALDQLRESKKHTPFSGTCVIVDDKQQAIWFSKHIIPSIRNEDKYRAFHELSPVFKHIGMYGYSPAALKAYTSWESSQYEILEGLEQLRFLENGYPISTVKLDNASLPIIGVDSPKDVERVEQLLKEVSV from the coding sequence ATGAAAATTAATATCATTATTCCAGCACGTTATTCTTCCAAACGGTTACCGGGTAAGCCTCTTATAAAAATTGGAGGCCAAACTATGCTTAGTCGAGTGGTTGAAATCGCCAGGATTGCTGCTCAAGACTATGAAGATGTTTCTATCTTTGTTGCTACTGATGATGAAAGAATCAGCAATCACTGCGAAGAGCTTGGTGTCGAATGGGTAATGACTCCAGCAGAGTGTCCTTCAGGAACGGATCGGGTACATGAAGTTGTCTTAAGATGTCACCCACAACCGGATTTTGTGATCAATCTCCAAGGAGATACTCCTTTAACTCCGCCGCATTATTTAACCGCACTGATCAATGCTTTTATTGAAAATCCCCAGGTTCAAGTCATTACCCCTATTACCCAATTGAGTTGGGAGGCTCTTGATCAACTTAGAGAGAGCAAAAAGCATACACCTTTTAGTGGCACATGTGTGATTGTAGATGACAAACAGCAGGCTATTTGGTTTTCAAAACACATCATTCCTTCTATCCGCAATGAAGATAAATACCGTGCATTCCATGAGCTATCCCCAGTATTCAAACATATAGGGATGTATGGGTATTCTCCAGCAGCACTTAAAGCCTATACCTCATGGGAATCGTCTCAATATGAGATATTAGAAGGATTAGAACAACTCCGTTTCCTAGAGAATGGGTATCCTATCAGTACAGTGAAACTTGACAATGCAAGTCTTCCAATCATTGGTGTTGATAGCCCCAAAGATGTGGAGCGTGTAGAGCAATTGTTAAAAGAAGTAAGTGTATGA
- a CDS encoding addiction module antidote protein, which produces MARTRSYQSALIERLKNPKEAAAYLNAALEDDGLRVFLVALRDVAEAHGGIAYLAKETQLNRESLYRTLSKQGNPTIINLFHMLDALRLKISLKAAV; this is translated from the coding sequence ATGGCTAGAACAAGAAGTTACCAAAGCGCTTTAATAGAAAGGCTCAAAAATCCAAAAGAAGCGGCTGCATACCTAAATGCTGCTTTAGAAGATGATGGTCTAAGAGTTTTTCTAGTCGCCCTAAGAGATGTTGCCGAAGCTCATGGAGGCATTGCCTATCTTGCTAAAGAAACACAATTGAACAGAGAAAGCTTATACAGAACGCTCTCTAAGCAAGGGAATCCAACAATTATCAATCTCTTTCATATGCTTGATGCTCTGAGGCTAAAGATTAGTTTAAAAGCAGCTGTCTAA
- a CDS encoding MFS transporter, producing MKPPKIQKAITPHPKPVYGWVIFIISVLFVFYKYILEVSPSIMTKQLMSEFKLDAAVVGHVAASYYYAYTIMQIPGGLLIDTFGPRKTTTVGLLCCALGALLFGYSQNVFLMASSRFLIGIGATFAILNIFKINSNWFPAHKFALLAGLTLTLGILGAVFGQAPLSHLINFIGWRQSFIDLAIFGFIFSAIFFLVVRDKPRHPAYDVTPPTQGKVKLSVALLHTIKRGQTWVLSIYSGLSFAPVLSFAGLWGVAFIEAKYHVDRTTASFLTSLVFIGFAVGAPLFGWYSSFIGKRKPVMFWGTLIAFILLTLAIYLPPIPFFLYAILQFFIGFSISAFLLSFSVIHEINVPLMTATAIAIMNTLNALFGAITDPLIGWFLDLTKHTPLQDGTPTFSLNDYHLSFAIMPLYLLICVILLKFIKETNCIQTVQDKP from the coding sequence ATGAAACCACCTAAGATTCAAAAAGCCATAACACCTCATCCAAAGCCCGTTTATGGCTGGGTCATCTTTATCATCAGTGTCCTTTTCGTCTTCTACAAATACATTCTCGAAGTCTCCCCCAGCATTATGACTAAGCAACTCATGTCCGAGTTCAAACTCGACGCTGCAGTCGTAGGGCATGTGGCCGCATCTTACTACTACGCCTATACCATCATGCAAATTCCCGGCGGATTACTCATTGATACATTTGGTCCCAGGAAAACTACCACAGTTGGCCTCCTTTGTTGTGCCCTTGGGGCCTTACTTTTTGGGTATAGCCAAAACGTCTTTCTGATGGCTTCCTCCCGCTTTTTAATTGGTATCGGAGCTACATTTGCGATTTTGAATATTTTTAAAATCAACTCGAACTGGTTTCCAGCCCATAAGTTCGCCCTCCTAGCAGGTCTAACCCTCACTTTGGGAATACTTGGAGCAGTCTTTGGCCAAGCGCCTCTTTCTCATCTCATCAATTTCATCGGTTGGCGCCAATCTTTTATCGATCTTGCAATTTTTGGCTTTATCTTCTCCGCCATCTTCTTTCTTGTCGTACGTGACAAACCGCGCCATCCAGCTTATGATGTGACCCCGCCTACACAAGGAAAGGTGAAACTTTCGGTTGCCTTGCTCCATACGATTAAACGTGGCCAAACATGGGTTCTCTCTATTTACTCAGGTCTTTCCTTTGCCCCCGTGCTTTCTTTTGCGGGACTATGGGGTGTTGCCTTTATTGAAGCCAAGTATCATGTCGATCGGACAACAGCCTCCTTCCTTACCTCACTCGTCTTTATCGGATTTGCAGTAGGTGCCCCTCTTTTTGGTTGGTACTCTTCCTTTATTGGTAAACGAAAGCCGGTGATGTTTTGGGGAACTCTTATTGCCTTTATCCTTTTGACTCTAGCCATCTACCTGCCACCGATTCCCTTTTTTCTTTATGCAATATTGCAGTTCTTCATCGGGTTTAGTATTTCAGCCTTTCTCCTTTCTTTTTCCGTCATTCACGAAATCAACGTTCCTCTCATGACTGCTACAGCCATCGCCATCATGAACACTCTAAACGCCCTTTTTGGCGCGATTACCGACCCGCTTATTGGGTGGTTCCTCGACCTTACAAAACACACTCCCCTTCAGGATGGAACACCCACCTTTTCGCTCAATGATTACCACCTCTCTTTTGCCATCATGCCCCTCTATCTCCTCATCTGCGTCATCTTGCTCAAATTCATCAAAGAGACAAATTGCATCCAAACTGTCCAAGATAAACCCTAA
- a CDS encoding MFS transporter produces MKSKIEKELLPHPRQGFAYFIWAICLIFNFYLYLVQFSAWGSSSERIVGSSVPSLGVGHLLLSYNVAVIIFQFPIALLIDKFGPRRMTSLVILLCAIGVLILSFSGSPTEFWWGAFLMGLGGTVTTVNILKIVSNWFHPKKFSLLLAWTFFALIVGAMMGQWLTHHLTQNFDWSKVMFNYGLIGILYAIIFFICVRDSALGISYKIVPLPKHFNLSKAVKKALKKGENYALAFATALAFSQWFSFYGVWHIRFFEASYIHAPHNTVWMNLYPMIGFAIGIIGFLYLGYYTKKRKIYMMTGTAMAFILSICSIYIPDLPFGLRVTLDFFAAVSVGSMALAYAMIHENNIPAVTGTMIAMIVTSLAIFRLLGEIIILAILGSFGEKTGTFSVADYQSALIVIPFSLLFALIALVFVRENHGKQVYEE; encoded by the coding sequence ATGAAGAGTAAGATTGAAAAAGAACTACTCCCACATCCTCGTCAAGGTTTTGCCTATTTCATCTGGGCGATTTGTCTTATTTTTAACTTTTATCTCTACCTTGTACAATTTAGCGCATGGGGTTCTTCCTCAGAAAGAATAGTCGGCAGCTCCGTCCCATCGCTTGGAGTCGGCCACCTTCTTCTCTCTTACAATGTTGCCGTCATCATTTTTCAATTCCCGATCGCCTTACTCATTGACAAGTTTGGACCTAGAAGAATGACCAGTTTGGTCATCTTATTATGCGCAATTGGAGTTTTAATTCTTAGTTTTAGCGGGTCTCCAACAGAGTTTTGGTGGGGGGCCTTCTTGATGGGCCTTGGCGGAACCGTTACTACAGTCAACATTCTTAAAATCGTTTCAAATTGGTTTCATCCTAAGAAGTTTTCTCTTCTCCTAGCATGGACATTTTTCGCCCTCATTGTAGGAGCAATGATGGGGCAATGGCTGACACATCACCTCACTCAAAATTTTGATTGGTCAAAGGTGATGTTCAATTATGGTCTAATAGGAATTCTCTACGCGATTATCTTCTTTATTTGTGTACGTGACTCAGCCTTAGGAATAAGCTACAAAATCGTGCCTCTACCAAAACATTTCAACCTTTCAAAAGCAGTCAAGAAGGCCCTCAAAAAAGGGGAAAATTATGCTCTCGCATTTGCTACCGCTCTTGCTTTTTCTCAATGGTTTTCATTTTATGGGGTTTGGCACATCCGCTTCTTCGAAGCATCCTATATTCACGCACCTCATAATACTGTCTGGATGAACCTTTACCCAATGATCGGATTTGCGATCGGAATCATTGGCTTTTTATATCTTGGATATTACACGAAAAAGCGCAAAATCTACATGATGACCGGAACAGCTATGGCTTTCATTTTGTCTATTTGCTCTATCTACATCCCAGATCTCCCTTTTGGCCTCCGCGTGACTTTAGACTTCTTTGCAGCTGTGAGCGTTGGAAGTATGGCTTTAGCCTATGCGATGATTCATGAAAACAATATTCCTGCAGTCACTGGAACAATGATCGCCATGATCGTCACTTCTTTGGCTATTTTCCGTTTACTCGGAGAAATAATCATTTTAGCAATCCTCGGGTCATTTGGAGAAAAGACAGGAACCTTTTCTGTCGCAGATTATCAATCGGCTTTAATCGTCATTCCTTTTTCTCTTCTTTTTGCTTTGATTGCACTTGTTTTTGTCAGGGAAAATCATGGGAAACAAGTTTATGAAGAATAA
- a CDS encoding MFS transporter, whose translation MPREEPIQLHPHPRPFFPWAIWFLSSLFLVYREILIVSPSVMIPELKSSLSISSQDISLIASMAIIPFILFQIPFGILIDRFGPRRITSAGILTAAVGCLIFAMSYNTFSACFGRALIGIGGAVSFINVIKILSNWFKPQLFATILGVTISLTVLGVLFGDLILVKHIRTFGWRGAMIHYTILGVVLAILHFIFVSDKNPALRYDINPKDRSFNFSFSFKKLLKQKQTWILTAYATFSEAPLFIFIGIWALPFLTAYHHLNLSEATFINNFYLIANAIFAPLFGYLSTKMKNRKLFLILGTLLATISILSILHPFTDARFMTILSFICMGIGVAVIPLCYAVMHERTVPQLTATSAAILTTFFALLGAAGDQFVGIFLDKRWVESYSKTMYYYSAESLQGALLRIPIWFGIAFLISLFIKDTKAKQKYFED comes from the coding sequence ATGCCCCGAGAAGAGCCTATTCAACTCCACCCTCATCCACGGCCTTTCTTCCCTTGGGCAATCTGGTTTCTAAGCTCTCTTTTTCTCGTCTACCGTGAAATCTTAATCGTCAGCCCAAGTGTCATGATCCCTGAGCTAAAATCTTCACTGAGCATTTCATCTCAAGATATTAGCCTTATTGCCTCCATGGCAATCATTCCCTTTATCCTTTTCCAAATCCCCTTTGGGATTCTCATTGATCGTTTTGGTCCTAGGAGAATCACAAGTGCTGGAATCCTGACCGCTGCAGTAGGATGCTTAATCTTCGCAATGAGTTACAACACGTTTTCCGCCTGTTTCGGACGAGCTTTAATTGGAATTGGTGGTGCCGTAAGTTTCATCAACGTGATTAAAATCCTCTCGAATTGGTTTAAACCTCAGCTATTTGCCACAATCTTAGGAGTCACTATTTCCCTCACAGTTTTAGGGGTTCTTTTTGGAGATTTAATCCTCGTGAAGCACATCCGCACCTTCGGATGGCGAGGTGCAATGATCCACTACACCATTCTTGGGGTTGTTCTAGCCATTCTCCATTTTATTTTCGTGAGCGACAAAAATCCCGCACTTCGTTACGACATCAATCCTAAAGACCGCTCTTTCAACTTTAGCTTCTCATTTAAAAAGCTTCTCAAGCAAAAACAGACCTGGATTTTAACCGCTTATGCCACATTTTCAGAAGCACCGCTCTTCATTTTTATTGGAATTTGGGCTCTTCCCTTCTTAACGGCATACCATCATCTCAACTTGAGCGAAGCAACCTTCATCAATAATTTTTATCTGATTGCCAATGCCATTTTTGCTCCCCTATTTGGATACCTCTCCACCAAAATGAAAAATCGCAAGCTCTTTTTAATTTTGGGAACTCTTTTAGCAACTATTTCTATCCTCTCTATTCTTCACCCATTCACTGACGCTCGGTTCATGACCATTTTGAGTTTCATTTGTATGGGGATAGGAGTGGCAGTCATTCCCCTTTGCTACGCTGTCATGCATGAACGGACTGTTCCTCAACTCACAGCCACAAGTGCAGCAATTTTAACAACGTTCTTCGCCCTTCTTGGAGCTGCGGGAGATCAATTTGTTGGAATTTTCTTAGACAAGCGATGGGTTGAAAGTTATTCGAAAACCATGTACTATTATTCCGCTGAATCTCTTCAAGGAGCGCTTCTACGCATTCCCATTTGGTTTGGGATTGCCTTTCTAATTTCCTTGTTTATCAAGGATACGAAAGCCAAACAAAAGTATTTCGAGGACTAA
- a CDS encoding histidine phosphatase family protein — MTTLIIVRHGNTFEKGETPRRVGGRTDIPLVSSGVYQAQCIGRYLQKMNISLDAVYSSPLLRTRKSADIILEVLGSNTSVIPLEIFKEIDYGPDENQTEEKVISRIGVRAIEAWNQHAKVPEGWNAHPDAIISNWKVFAKEMREKYPTGTILVTTSNGILRFSPHITGIFAAFAQKYPIKVSTGALCIFKYLHDRWTITEWNLKPS, encoded by the coding sequence ATGACAACACTCATTATCGTTCGCCATGGAAATACCTTTGAAAAAGGCGAAACTCCTCGCCGCGTTGGAGGGAGAACAGACATTCCTCTTGTTTCTTCAGGTGTCTATCAGGCTCAATGTATTGGTCGATATCTGCAAAAAATGAATATTTCCCTAGATGCTGTTTACTCTTCTCCTCTCTTGCGCACCCGAAAAAGTGCGGATATCATACTAGAAGTTCTTGGATCCAACACTTCCGTTATTCCTTTAGAGATTTTTAAAGAAATTGATTATGGTCCAGACGAAAACCAGACCGAAGAAAAAGTGATAAGTCGGATTGGTGTTCGAGCTATAGAAGCATGGAACCAGCACGCCAAAGTACCTGAAGGGTGGAATGCTCATCCAGATGCAATTATCAGTAATTGGAAAGTTTTTGCTAAAGAAATGCGCGAAAAGTACCCAACAGGAACAATCCTTGTGACAACAAGTAATGGGATCTTACGCTTTTCTCCCCACATAACAGGAATTTTTGCTGCTTTTGCGCAAAAATATCCTATCAAAGTGAGTACAGGTGCACTTTGTATCTTTAAGTATCTTCACGATCGTTGGACAATCACTGAGTGGAACTTAAAACCGTCATAG
- a CDS encoding GNAT family N-acetyltransferase, translating into MKNKKKFLALKQLDLPVDQYAITASGPLGIRNLRDINDIDIIVTQGLWDTLAARYGVTDTGSIKKITLLDGVIEAFQEGSFYTAPMDANAPTIDERISKAEIIDGLPFDSLDRILYYKRKLGREKDLRDIFLIEHFLNMRFVHLRKEQQDLVNKWLKQDYVAKYWHGSGLQNTLNTIERFVNGQEKLFTLWMAYDKEIPFGYLMTSNVDLKTDHFFAKYCERDAKAITLDLLIGNTTYLGKGLSHIMINKFLLESFSSITDVFIDPGIENHKAIHVYEKAGFEKREEFVPEWDPTGKNLLMQLKMDTSQRGGTS; encoded by the coding sequence ATGAAAAACAAAAAAAAATTTCTCGCCCTCAAACAACTCGATCTACCCGTAGACCAGTACGCAATCACTGCAAGCGGTCCTCTAGGAATCCGCAACTTAAGAGATATCAATGATATCGATATTATTGTAACCCAAGGCCTATGGGATACACTTGCTGCAAGATATGGCGTTACCGATACGGGAAGCATTAAAAAAATCACCCTTTTGGATGGGGTGATTGAAGCATTTCAAGAAGGTTCATTTTATACTGCCCCTATGGATGCCAATGCCCCAACTATAGACGAAAGAATTTCAAAAGCAGAAATCATTGACGGACTCCCTTTTGATTCGTTAGACCGTATTCTTTATTATAAGCGCAAACTTGGAAGGGAGAAAGATCTACGTGACATCTTCTTAATTGAGCACTTCCTAAACATGCGCTTCGTTCACTTAAGGAAAGAACAACAAGACCTCGTCAATAAATGGCTTAAGCAAGACTATGTAGCAAAATATTGGCACGGAAGCGGACTGCAAAACACCCTTAATACCATTGAGAGATTTGTAAACGGCCAAGAAAAATTGTTTACGCTTTGGATGGCTTACGATAAGGAGATCCCTTTTGGATACCTTATGACTTCAAATGTCGATCTTAAAACGGACCATTTTTTTGCAAAGTATTGTGAAAGGGATGCAAAGGCAATTACCCTCGATCTACTTATCGGCAATACCACCTACCTCGGCAAGGGATTAAGCCACATCATGATCAACAAATTTCTCCTTGAAAGCTTTTCTTCGATCACCGATGTCTTCATTGACCCTGGAATTGAGAATCATAAAGCCATCCACGTTTACGAAAAAGCCGGATTTGAAAAGCGAGAAGAGTTCGTGCCCGAATGGGATCCAACAGGCAAAAACCTATTGATGCAACTCAAGATGGACACAAGCCAAAGAGGAGGTACTTCATGA
- a CDS encoding MFS transporter — MKNKPSMIAHPRPVYPYMVWITCNLINFYALLLQFSSWDVRTHFHEKELLFSVDSEALFTPLVLSIILFQIPIALLIDRFGPKKVSSLTLIIAALGVILFGYTHSPTLLWIGILLMGLGTTITYVNSLKLIANWFSHPRFPFMVSWTVIGIIISTIIGQPLIILLAKQFGWSNLLINLGMVGIILAFFFFIFVRDQSESVLSQFECGPSLKKVFSSPNTYLIALTGALGITPWLASTGFWHHAFYTVAYKMNGGDAAFINLIDMLGFGIGSLCFSVYGKKVGKRKVLIGGGILASLLITCLLIYAPRFTLPSLIALTGVGSFFIGSVTLTFTLICENNQFKSVGLSVGILCFAVALLRFIENLLITLIITGKSKVPLETLLESSTKEFQQGLILMPVFLLLSFICVIFIKENYGK; from the coding sequence ATGAAGAATAAACCCTCGATGATTGCACATCCTCGCCCTGTTTATCCCTACATGGTTTGGATAACCTGCAACCTGATTAACTTCTACGCTCTTCTCCTCCAATTTAGCTCTTGGGATGTTCGAACCCACTTTCATGAAAAAGAGCTTCTTTTCTCTGTTGATTCTGAAGCCCTTTTCACCCCACTCGTATTATCTATTATCCTCTTTCAAATTCCCATTGCCCTTTTGATCGACAGGTTTGGTCCGAAGAAAGTCTCAAGCCTCACCCTCATTATTGCAGCATTGGGAGTGATACTTTTTGGATATACCCACTCTCCAACCTTGCTGTGGATCGGGATCTTGTTGATGGGACTAGGGACTACGATCACCTACGTCAATAGCTTAAAGCTTATTGCTAACTGGTTTTCTCATCCCCGCTTTCCCTTCATGGTAAGTTGGACCGTCATCGGTATTATCATCAGCACCATCATCGGACAACCCCTAATCATCCTACTAGCAAAACAATTTGGTTGGTCTAACTTATTGATTAATTTAGGAATGGTAGGAATCATTCTCGCTTTTTTCTTTTTCATTTTTGTGCGAGATCAAAGCGAATCTGTTTTGTCTCAGTTTGAATGTGGTCCCTCACTCAAAAAGGTCTTCAGTTCTCCCAATACCTATTTGATAGCCCTTACAGGAGCTTTGGGCATCACTCCCTGGCTTGCTTCTACTGGATTTTGGCATCATGCTTTTTATACCGTGGCCTATAAGATGAACGGTGGAGATGCGGCCTTTATCAACCTGATCGACATGTTAGGATTTGGAATTGGGTCTTTATGCTTCTCGGTTTATGGAAAAAAAGTTGGCAAACGAAAAGTTCTTATAGGAGGAGGCATCCTTGCATCTCTTCTTATCACCTGTCTTCTTATCTATGCTCCTCGCTTCACCCTTCCATCTCTTATCGCTTTAACTGGAGTTGGAAGTTTTTTTATCGGTAGTGTGACACTTACTTTTACACTCATCTGTGAAAATAATCAGTTCAAAAGCGTTGGCTTATCTGTAGGAATCCTCTGTTTTGCTGTTGCCCTCTTGCGTTTTATCGAAAATCTACTTATTACCTTGATAATAACAGGAAAGAGCAAAGTACCGCTTGAAACGCTTTTAGAAAGTTCTACAAAAGAGTTTCAGCAAGGGTTAATCCTAATGCCAGTGTTTCTCTTGCTCTCTTTCATATGTGTGATTTTTATCAAGGAAAATTATGGAAAGTAA